A part of Terriglobus roseus genomic DNA contains:
- the plsY gene encoding glycerol-3-phosphate 1-O-acyltransferase PlsY yields the protein MTPTLIWIITLLVAYLLGSIPTGYLLVRFFKNEDVRATGSGNIGATNVARSGGKGLGIATLVLDALKGFVAVAFAWHMAQRLGFPSGYDLEAMAGLFAVLGHMYTVWLGFKGGKGVATALGVFLYLMPLTTLFAVVIFAIIFALTKYVSLASIISAAALAVLCIFFDRRHQLIVDLVYIAIPLLVIVKHHANISRLLNRTEPKFGAKKKEA from the coding sequence ATGACACCGACCCTGATCTGGATCATTACGTTGCTGGTTGCCTATCTGTTGGGGTCGATCCCGACGGGCTACCTGCTTGTCCGCTTCTTCAAGAATGAAGATGTTCGCGCTACCGGGTCCGGCAATATTGGCGCGACGAACGTGGCGCGGTCGGGCGGCAAGGGACTGGGCATTGCGACGCTGGTGCTGGATGCACTGAAGGGTTTCGTTGCCGTTGCATTCGCATGGCACATGGCACAACGCCTTGGATTTCCGAGCGGCTATGATCTGGAAGCGATGGCGGGCTTGTTCGCCGTGCTGGGTCACATGTACACAGTGTGGCTTGGCTTCAAGGGCGGCAAGGGCGTTGCCACGGCGTTGGGCGTGTTCCTTTACCTGATGCCGCTGACAACGTTGTTTGCGGTGGTGATCTTCGCCATCATCTTCGCGCTGACGAAGTATGTGTCGCTTGCCTCCATCATCTCTGCCGCGGCGCTCGCAGTGCTTTGCATCTTCTTCGACAGACGGCACCAGCTCATTGTGGACCTTGTCTACATTGCGATTCCGTTGCTGGTCATTGTGAAACATCACGCGAATATCTCGCGTCTGCTGAACCGCACCGAACCCAAATTCGGAGCAAAGAAAAAGGAAGCATGA
- a CDS encoding competence/damage-inducible protein A, translating to MATDPTPSMIAEIIAVGSEMLTPYRQDTNSLAMTAELNKLGVTVAFKTILGDTFQHLVDAAKIALTRADIVLFSGGLGPTEDDLTREAVASALGVGMTRNETVVEGLKQRFAKRGLVIQEINFKQADVIDGAKLLPNPNGTAPGQWMATEYGGKPRYIALLPGPPKELLPMFVEQVRPRLQQVIPRLHIAYRWLRMAVVPESEVDARTSPIYLSYPDVSTTILSTGGEIQLHFLCAKPTLEEAQERVDEVLSKCEHEMMDSVFSADGESLEQVVLLMLGMRHLTLSTAESCTGGLIAERLTAVSGSSRSFLGGAVVYSDELKALFADVPKELIQKHGAVSDPVARAMAEGIRARIGSDLAIGVTGIAGPGGATLNKPVGRVYIALADAEGTQVRELNLSGDRERVRWFASQYALVMLRQKLLS from the coding sequence ATGGCCACCGACCCGACACCCAGCATGATTGCGGAGATTATTGCCGTGGGCAGCGAGATGCTCACGCCTTACCGACAGGACACCAACTCGCTTGCCATGACTGCGGAGCTGAATAAGCTTGGCGTCACCGTTGCGTTCAAGACCATCCTTGGCGATACCTTCCAGCATCTGGTGGATGCGGCTAAGATCGCGCTTACGCGTGCGGACATTGTGCTGTTCTCCGGTGGTCTTGGACCGACTGAGGACGACCTTACGCGTGAAGCTGTCGCGTCTGCGCTTGGTGTTGGCATGACGCGCAACGAGACCGTTGTGGAAGGACTGAAGCAGCGATTCGCCAAGCGCGGCCTTGTGATTCAGGAGATCAACTTCAAACAGGCTGATGTGATCGATGGGGCTAAGTTGTTGCCTAACCCCAACGGTACGGCACCGGGTCAGTGGATGGCTACGGAGTATGGGGGGAAGCCGCGGTATATTGCGCTGCTGCCGGGACCGCCTAAGGAGCTGCTGCCCATGTTTGTGGAGCAGGTGCGTCCGCGGTTGCAGCAGGTTATTCCGCGGTTGCACATTGCGTATCGTTGGCTGCGCATGGCTGTGGTGCCTGAGAGTGAAGTGGATGCACGCACTTCGCCTATCTACCTTTCGTATCCCGATGTGAGCACGACCATTCTGAGTACGGGCGGCGAGATCCAACTGCACTTCCTGTGTGCCAAGCCCACGCTGGAAGAGGCGCAGGAGCGCGTGGACGAGGTGCTGTCCAAGTGCGAGCACGAGATGATGGACTCCGTCTTCTCTGCCGACGGCGAGTCGCTGGAGCAGGTGGTTCTGCTCATGCTGGGCATGCGTCACCTGACGCTGTCCACGGCGGAGAGCTGCACTGGCGGACTGATTGCGGAACGGCTCACTGCTGTTTCCGGATCATCACGCTCATTCCTTGGTGGCGCAGTTGTCTACTCCGATGAGTTGAAGGCGCTGTTTGCCGATGTGCCGAAGGAGCTGATCCAGAAGCATGGTGCAGTGAGTGATCCTGTGGCGAGGGCGATGGCAGAAGGCATTCGCGCGCGTATTGGGTCTGACCTGGCGATTGGTGTTACCGGTATCGCTGGACCTGGAGGAGCGACGTTGAACAAGCCTGTTGGCCGTGTCTACATTGCGCTTGCCGATGCGGAAGGTACGCAGGTTCGTGAGTTAAACCTGAGCGGCGACCGTGAGCGCGTCCGCTGGTTTGCGTCGCAATATGCGCTGGTGATGTTGCGGCAGAAATTGCTTTCGTAA
- a CDS encoding IPT/TIG domain-containing protein: MTLLSHLRGHADPNAPHLDRITPAAAMPDGVVDLYGAHLADATRPNITIGDSAAPLTYTSPSRVSFRVPDGSISGDVVVRIHDHHSNPLPLNVAVPIADNLHPIANPAVDSEGNIFATFSGTRGQDVPVSIFRIDRDYQMRPFVRGLQNASALAFGPNGHLYCSSRSEGTVYRINPDGASVQFAEGMGIATGLAFDDSGSLYVGDRSGTIFKLDTQGNVFVFATLEPSVSAYHLAFLGNGTLLVTGPTTSSNEATHAISPDGEVSVWYRGLGRPQGMAVDTQDNVYVAASLHGERGIIRITPEKEASLVLSGAGLVGLAFTEAGEAVLATNSALYTVDLGVEGRLNR, from the coding sequence ATGACGCTGCTCTCCCATCTCCGCGGCCACGCCGACCCCAACGCACCGCACCTTGACCGGATAACCCCCGCCGCAGCGATGCCGGACGGCGTAGTGGACCTATACGGCGCACACCTCGCCGACGCCACGCGCCCGAACATCACCATAGGCGATAGCGCTGCTCCACTTACCTATACCTCCCCATCGCGCGTAAGCTTCCGCGTCCCCGACGGTTCTATCTCCGGCGATGTCGTTGTGCGCATCCACGATCACCACAGCAATCCTCTACCGCTGAATGTGGCTGTACCGATCGCGGATAACCTGCATCCCATCGCCAACCCTGCCGTGGACAGCGAGGGCAATATCTTCGCCACCTTCTCCGGCACGCGTGGGCAGGATGTACCCGTCTCCATCTTCCGTATCGACCGCGACTACCAGATGCGCCCTTTCGTGCGGGGCCTGCAGAACGCCAGCGCACTTGCCTTTGGCCCTAACGGGCATCTGTACTGCTCCTCACGTTCGGAGGGCACGGTCTACCGCATCAACCCTGACGGCGCATCGGTGCAGTTCGCCGAGGGCATGGGCATTGCTACAGGACTGGCCTTCGACGACAGCGGCAGCCTCTACGTTGGTGACCGCAGCGGCACCATCTTCAAGCTGGATACGCAGGGCAACGTGTTCGTGTTCGCCACGCTGGAGCCATCCGTATCGGCCTACCATCTGGCGTTCCTGGGCAATGGGACGTTGCTGGTCACGGGACCGACCACGAGTAGCAACGAGGCGACCCATGCCATCTCACCGGATGGTGAGGTGAGTGTGTGGTATCGCGGTCTGGGACGTCCGCAAGGTATGGCCGTGGATACGCAGGACAACGTGTACGTCGCCGCGTCGCTGCATGGTGAACGCGGCATCATCCGCATCACACCAGAGAAGGAAGCATCGCTTGTACTGAGTGGTGCAGGTCTTGTTGGACTGGCGTTCACTGAGGCAGGCGAAGCGGTGTTGGCGACCAACAGTGCTCTGTACACCGTGGACCTTGGAGTGGAAGGACGGTTGAACCGTTAA
- a CDS encoding phosphatidylglycerophosphatase A, whose product MPDAQHDTITRDEVLPAEHLPGVKRTRWAWIVGTFFGAGFLKPGPGTYGSVAAVIVWFVVARHVPFHWLPLITLIMAATATAVGIPAATRVARESGRKDPQIVVIDEVAGQWLTLVFCLPSMPFALLGLLCFRVFDILKPPPVRRLERLPEGTGIVVDDLAAGVYGLIVQTLLQQGFIIYHLIQSAPKH is encoded by the coding sequence ATTCCCGACGCACAACACGACACCATCACCCGCGACGAGGTGCTTCCCGCCGAACACCTTCCCGGCGTGAAGCGTACCCGTTGGGCATGGATCGTGGGCACCTTCTTCGGCGCAGGCTTCCTCAAGCCCGGCCCCGGAACATACGGTTCCGTCGCCGCAGTCATCGTGTGGTTCGTGGTGGCGCGCCACGTACCGTTCCACTGGCTACCGCTCATCACCCTGATCATGGCCGCAACAGCCACGGCCGTTGGCATTCCTGCAGCGACCCGCGTAGCCCGCGAGAGCGGCCGCAAAGACCCACAGATCGTAGTCATCGACGAGGTTGCGGGGCAGTGGCTGACACTGGTCTTCTGCCTGCCTTCTATGCCGTTCGCACTGCTGGGACTGCTCTGCTTCCGGGTGTTCGACATCCTCAAGCCACCGCCAGTACGCCGCCTGGAACGACTCCCCGAAGGCACAGGCATCGTGGTGGACGACCTGGCCGCTGGTGTCTACGGCCTCATTGTGCAGACACTCCTGCAGCAGGGCTTCATCATCTACCACCTCATCCAGAGCGCACCCAAACACTAG
- a CDS encoding DNA gyrase inhibitor YacG — MATKVLRCPTCRTLITEKSDDFPFCSDRCRRIDLGKWASGDYKITSPILDPDLLEDLEREQQRKYEN; from the coding sequence ATGGCTACCAAAGTACTCCGCTGTCCCACATGTCGAACACTGATCACCGAGAAGAGTGATGACTTCCCCTTCTGCAGTGATCGTTGCCGCCGCATCGACCTCGGTAAGTGGGCCAGCGGAGACTACAAGATCACCTCACCCATCCTTGACCCCGACCTACTGGAAGACCTGGAGCGCGAGCAGCAGCGCAAGTACGAGAACTAA
- a CDS encoding DUF4760 domain-containing protein — translation MATPADADIVLKLYELRREEVMRKARNYVGMEFWPASVDEFREIHKPTNPNNVYWRQVITFWEMAAQLPLHGAVDSDLFLATQGEALFIRAKFADISEEATGNTFMPNTKKLVDGSEKAQAQFEAVKKQLAARRAQVVAAKA, via the coding sequence ATGGCAACACCCGCAGATGCAGATATCGTCCTCAAGCTCTACGAGCTCCGCCGCGAAGAGGTCATGCGCAAGGCGCGCAATTACGTCGGTATGGAGTTCTGGCCCGCAAGCGTGGATGAATTCCGCGAGATCCACAAACCCACGAACCCCAACAACGTCTACTGGCGTCAGGTAATCACCTTCTGGGAAATGGCTGCTCAGCTACCGCTGCACGGCGCGGTCGACTCTGACCTCTTCCTCGCCACACAGGGTGAAGCACTCTTCATCCGCGCCAAGTTCGCGGATATCTCCGAGGAAGCTACCGGAAACACCTTCATGCCCAACACCAAGAAGCTGGTCGACGGCAGTGAGAAGGCACAAGCACAGTTTGAGGCCGTGAAGAAGCAGCTCGCCGCACGCCGCGCACAGGTCGTCGCAGCCAAGGCATAA
- a CDS encoding GyrI-like domain-containing protein, translated as MMQPEFRHIDTILLAGTMVIYEGQQDATERIPSQWAELMSRPVPELHSATHVYGASPCTADGKLHYFTGIAVPSYEGVNSPARITIEAGEYAIFTVHDIATLRDTWIWALREWLPQSGRRERNVPEFERFTAPYNPLRASGPIQIGIPLEPSE; from the coding sequence ATGATGCAACCCGAGTTCCGCCACATCGACACGATCCTCCTCGCAGGCACCATGGTCATCTACGAAGGACAGCAGGACGCAACCGAGCGCATCCCATCACAGTGGGCAGAACTCATGTCGCGTCCAGTCCCGGAACTCCACTCGGCAACGCACGTCTACGGCGCATCGCCCTGCACCGCTGATGGCAAGCTCCACTACTTCACGGGCATTGCAGTCCCCAGCTACGAAGGCGTGAACTCGCCTGCCCGCATCACTATCGAAGCCGGCGAATACGCCATCTTCACCGTGCATGACATCGCCACACTTCGCGACACATGGATCTGGGCTCTACGCGAGTGGCTACCTCAATCTGGCCGCCGCGAACGCAACGTCCCGGAGTTCGAGCGGTTCACGGCACCGTACAATCCACTCAGGGCCAGCGGACCGATCCAGATCGGCATCCCGTTAGAGCCGAGTGAATAG
- the rimO gene encoding 30S ribosomal protein S12 methylthiotransferase RimO, which yields MTEAEIKTNLSTDTIERPKIGFVSLGCPKNLVDSEVMMGMVHHAGAQLTPAAEDADIIVVNTCSFIDSAKQESVNTILEMVQHKTEGRAKRLIVTGCLVERYRDEIQKNIPEVDAVLGTGELDDILAAAGLHPKPVPNNSPFNILTSANAPVHTHAHTELGGAAALEVEVAEGNLSPATIAESSLIDRASSAVRKHSQLEVPEQTSRPEGDLREKQGRFARTDWDGATAELPSYLYSDETPRILSTPRASAYIKIAEGCDHPCGFCIIPQLRGKFRSRRISSILNEAENLVKQGVREITLIGQDTTCYGEDLGMKDGLAMLLEALATLEVEGIGKIHWLRFLYAYPNKVTTKLLETIAAHDNIAKYLDVPLQHASPTVLKRMKRGGSGDIFLRMLDKARSIVPDIAIRTSFIVGFPGETDEEFAELETFIKAAKIDWLGVFSYSDEEGSPAFDLGDKVPKRTIESRRRKLMRTQLKLSAKARAAQVGKVVEVLVEGPSEETELLWQARTLQQAPEIDGHVLLNDFGPHEALLPGTFYQAEITEAHDYDVVARILD from the coding sequence ATCACCGAAGCAGAAATCAAAACGAACCTCAGCACCGACACCATCGAACGGCCAAAGATTGGCTTCGTCTCGCTCGGCTGCCCGAAGAACCTCGTCGACTCCGAGGTCATGATGGGCATGGTTCACCACGCAGGCGCGCAACTCACACCAGCCGCGGAAGACGCCGACATCATCGTCGTCAACACCTGCTCCTTCATCGACTCCGCCAAGCAGGAGAGCGTAAACACCATCCTCGAGATGGTGCAGCACAAGACCGAAGGCCGCGCCAAGCGCCTCATCGTCACCGGCTGCCTCGTCGAGCGCTACCGCGACGAGATCCAGAAGAACATCCCCGAAGTCGACGCTGTCCTCGGCACAGGCGAACTGGACGACATCCTCGCCGCAGCAGGCCTGCACCCAAAGCCCGTCCCGAACAACAGCCCGTTCAACATCCTCACCTCCGCGAACGCACCGGTTCACACGCACGCGCACACCGAACTCGGTGGAGCAGCCGCGCTTGAGGTGGAAGTAGCCGAAGGCAATCTCTCTCCCGCAACCATCGCGGAGAGCAGCCTCATCGACCGCGCATCCAGCGCCGTGCGCAAGCACAGCCAGCTTGAAGTCCCCGAACAGACCTCGCGCCCCGAAGGCGACCTCCGCGAGAAGCAGGGCCGCTTCGCGCGCACCGATTGGGATGGCGCAACCGCCGAGCTGCCCAGCTATCTCTACTCCGACGAGACGCCGCGCATCCTCAGCACACCGCGCGCTTCGGCATACATCAAGATCGCCGAAGGCTGCGATCATCCCTGCGGCTTCTGCATCATCCCGCAGCTCCGCGGCAAGTTCCGCTCGCGCCGCATCTCCTCCATCCTCAACGAGGCAGAGAACCTGGTGAAGCAGGGTGTCCGCGAGATCACCCTCATCGGTCAGGACACCACCTGCTACGGCGAAGACCTCGGCATGAAGGACGGCCTCGCCATGCTGCTCGAAGCCCTCGCCACACTGGAAGTAGAAGGCATCGGCAAGATCCACTGGCTGCGCTTCCTCTACGCCTATCCGAACAAGGTCACCACCAAGCTGCTGGAGACCATCGCGGCGCACGACAACATTGCCAAGTACCTCGATGTACCGTTGCAGCACGCCTCACCAACCGTCCTGAAGCGTATGAAGCGTGGCGGCAGCGGCGACATCTTCCTCCGCATGCTCGACAAGGCCCGCAGCATCGTCCCGGACATCGCCATCCGTACCAGCTTCATCGTCGGCTTCCCCGGCGAAACGGACGAGGAGTTCGCCGAACTGGAGACCTTCATCAAGGCCGCCAAGATCGACTGGCTCGGTGTCTTCTCCTACTCGGACGAGGAAGGCTCACCAGCCTTCGACCTCGGCGACAAGGTGCCAAAGCGCACCATCGAGTCACGCCGCCGCAAGCTGATGCGCACCCAGCTCAAGCTCAGCGCCAAAGCCCGCGCCGCACAGGTTGGCAAGGTAGTGGAAGTACTCGTGGAAGGCCCCAGCGAGGAGACCGAACTCCTATGGCAGGCCCGTACCCTCCAGCAAGCCCCGGAGATCGACGGCCACGTCCTACTGAACGACTTCGGCCCCCACGAAGCCCTCCTACCCGGCACCTTCTACCAGGCCGAGATCACTGAAGCCCACGACTACGACGTGGTCGCAAGGATTCTCGACTAG
- a CDS encoding M28 family peptidase, which translates to MRLASSVVFASLLMVPPMVAQANLTLPDAAQQEEKVIDPERLRQHVKTLASDEFEGRAPGQPGGEKAAQYIAAQFKAAGLEPAGDHGTYFQQVPMVGVKTDPSTAFALVPEKGEPMKLTFGTDYVANNQTHTPTAEIDAPLVFVGHGIVAPEYGWDDYKGVDVKGKVVVVIVNEPTSDDPKFFNGKSMTYYGRWTYKFEEAGRHGAVACLIVHRTDLASYGWQVVQNSWSGEHSYLRDDPDTKLKAASWITHDVADKLFATAGMTADEAITAAGKRGFVAKPLPVRLKAHVITNVHMYESANVVGKITGAKPGRTVLYTAHYDHFGIDRTRKGDPVFHGAADNATGTAIVMEMARAFGQKKIQPPSTVIFAAVTAEEQGLLGSQYLGMHPPVPAKDISLDINYDELLPLGDVTGVGAGGAQRTTAYPLLEALAAHDNLTLRKGGVDAGGGYYRSDHFSLARVGIPAFSLGQGGMFVGHDEAWGREQSRDFGQNKYHRPADVYSDSMDFTGNAHMARFGFELGWIVMSQPERMEWLPGDEFEAARKRQ; encoded by the coding sequence ATGCGTCTTGCTTCTTCGGTAGTTTTTGCGTCCTTGTTGATGGTTCCTCCAATGGTGGCGCAGGCGAATCTGACTCTGCCCGATGCAGCGCAGCAGGAAGAGAAGGTAATTGATCCGGAGCGGTTGCGGCAGCATGTGAAGACGCTGGCCAGCGATGAATTTGAGGGTCGCGCGCCAGGGCAGCCCGGCGGTGAGAAGGCTGCGCAATATATTGCTGCCCAGTTCAAGGCGGCGGGGCTGGAGCCTGCCGGTGATCATGGCACGTATTTCCAGCAGGTGCCGATGGTGGGTGTGAAGACCGATCCTTCGACGGCGTTTGCGCTGGTGCCGGAGAAGGGTGAGCCGATGAAGCTGACCTTTGGCACGGACTATGTTGCGAACAACCAGACGCACACACCGACTGCGGAAATTGATGCTCCGCTGGTGTTTGTGGGGCATGGCATTGTGGCGCCCGAGTATGGCTGGGACGACTACAAGGGCGTGGATGTGAAGGGCAAGGTCGTGGTGGTGATTGTGAACGAGCCCACCAGCGACGATCCGAAGTTCTTCAACGGCAAGAGCATGACCTACTACGGCCGTTGGACGTACAAGTTTGAAGAGGCTGGCCGGCATGGCGCGGTGGCTTGCCTGATTGTGCATCGCACGGATTTGGCGAGCTATGGTTGGCAGGTGGTGCAGAACTCGTGGAGTGGTGAACACAGCTATCTGCGGGATGATCCGGATACGAAGCTGAAGGCTGCGAGCTGGATTACGCATGACGTTGCGGACAAGTTGTTTGCCACGGCTGGGATGACGGCGGATGAGGCGATTACTGCGGCGGGCAAGCGCGGATTTGTGGCGAAGCCGTTGCCGGTGCGGCTGAAGGCGCATGTGATCACGAACGTTCACATGTATGAGTCAGCGAATGTTGTCGGCAAGATTACGGGAGCGAAGCCGGGACGCACGGTGCTGTACACAGCGCACTATGACCACTTCGGTATTGATCGCACGCGTAAGGGCGATCCCGTGTTTCATGGCGCTGCGGATAACGCGACGGGTACTGCGATTGTGATGGAGATGGCAAGGGCGTTTGGGCAGAAGAAGATTCAGCCGCCATCGACGGTGATTTTTGCAGCGGTGACTGCGGAAGAGCAGGGGCTGCTGGGGTCGCAGTATCTGGGAATGCATCCGCCGGTTCCGGCGAAGGATATTTCGCTGGACATTAACTATGACGAGCTGTTGCCGCTGGGCGATGTGACGGGAGTGGGCGCCGGTGGAGCGCAGAGAACGACTGCTTATCCGCTGCTGGAGGCGTTGGCCGCGCACGACAACCTGACGCTACGCAAGGGCGGTGTGGATGCGGGCGGTGGGTACTACCGTAGCGATCACTTCTCGCTTGCGAGAGTGGGTATTCCGGCGTTTTCGCTGGGCCAGGGCGGCATGTTTGTGGGGCATGACGAGGCGTGGGGACGCGAGCAGTCGCGTGATTTTGGGCAGAACAAATATCACAGGCCTGCGGATGTTTACTCAGACTCGATGGACTTCACCGGTAATGCGCACATGGCCCGCTTTGGATTTGAGCTGGGATGGATTGTGATGAGTCAGCCGGAACGCATGGAGTGGTTGCCGGGCGACGAGTTTGAAGCAGCTCGAAAACGGCAGTAG
- a CDS encoding PP2C family protein-serine/threonine phosphatase, with protein sequence MKQLENGSRQKQDHEFRLNSITPHAEHFAADHSTEGTSSGMLRDWIAGLSRRPHVDYAMLTHVGRCRVHNEDTCAADEMAGLFVVCDGMGGAAGGEVASQLAARAFLEQARAGRDTQSARWRLEKAAMEANNAVFMESHRDMSLRGMGTTLVGMEIGRDLREAWIVNVGDSRCYRLRDGVLEQLTHDHSFVDEQVRAGLMTVDEASISHLRNIITRAVGSHVDVDPDVVRSPLMPGDLFLLCSDGLTREADDEAIAQVLNGHQCVDLQMCANALVALANECGGSDNITVVLVRI encoded by the coding sequence TTGAAGCAGCTCGAAAACGGCAGTAGGCAAAAGCAAGATCACGAATTTCGTCTGAATAGCATCACACCGCACGCAGAGCATTTTGCCGCGGATCACAGTACGGAAGGTACCTCCAGCGGCATGCTCAGGGATTGGATTGCGGGATTGAGCCGGAGGCCACACGTGGACTACGCAATGCTGACTCATGTTGGCCGCTGTCGTGTGCACAACGAAGACACCTGCGCTGCCGATGAGATGGCGGGGCTGTTCGTGGTGTGCGACGGCATGGGCGGCGCTGCGGGCGGTGAAGTGGCGTCGCAACTGGCGGCGCGTGCGTTTCTGGAACAGGCTCGGGCGGGGCGCGATACGCAATCTGCCCGCTGGCGGTTGGAGAAGGCAGCCATGGAGGCGAATAACGCTGTCTTCATGGAGTCGCACAGGGACATGTCACTGCGCGGCATGGGAACGACGCTGGTGGGGATGGAGATTGGCCGCGACCTGCGTGAAGCGTGGATTGTGAATGTGGGCGATTCGCGCTGCTATCGGTTGCGCGATGGTGTGTTGGAGCAACTTACGCATGACCACTCGTTTGTGGACGAGCAGGTGCGTGCGGGGTTGATGACGGTGGATGAGGCTTCAATCTCGCATCTGCGGAACATCATTACGCGTGCTGTGGGCTCGCATGTGGATGTGGATCCGGATGTGGTGCGGTCGCCGCTTATGCCGGGCGATTTGTTTTTGCTGTGCTCGGATGGGCTGACGCGCGAAGCGGACGATGAAGCGATTGCCCAGGTGCTCAACGGACATCAGTGTGTTGATTTGCAGATGTGCGCGAATGCGTTGGTTGCGCTGGCGAATGAGTGTGGTGGGTCGGACAACATCACCGTGGTGTTGGTGCGGATTTAA
- a CDS encoding NupC/NupG family nucleoside CNT transporter, protein MARFTGLIGLVVLLGVAYALSTDRRAIRWRTVAWGLSLQVFFAFLVIKWSFGQLLLAKGAGAVAGLLAHSVDGSSMVFGKLGDPTSPLQVFAFAVLPTIIFVSALFAVLYHLGIMQIVIRGMAWVMQRTMGTSGAESTNVAASIFMGQTEAPLTIRPFLNNATRSELMTIMTSGMAHVSGGIMAAYISFGIRAQDLLSAVIMTAPGTILIAKMLVPETEVPETLGTVHIKSEDEHKNENLIGAIARGTIDGGQLAFNVAIMLISFLALVGLLNGILTGIHNLIGVHQVGGHNVSFPSTLNSILGFFCAPIAWLIGIPWHDAPIVGNLIGTRAVLNEFIAYTQLGQLANAHQISTRTLAIATFALCGFANLGSVGMQIGGIGALIPNRRNELARLGMRALLAGTIANLMSASIVSMLIR, encoded by the coding sequence CCCTGCAAGTCTTCTTCGCCTTCCTCGTCATCAAGTGGAGTTTCGGACAGCTCCTCCTCGCCAAAGGCGCAGGCGCAGTAGCCGGTCTCCTCGCGCATTCGGTCGACGGCTCATCAATGGTCTTCGGCAAACTCGGCGACCCCACCAGCCCCCTGCAAGTCTTCGCCTTCGCCGTTCTACCCACCATCATCTTCGTGTCAGCATTGTTCGCCGTGCTCTACCATCTCGGCATCATGCAGATCGTCATCCGCGGCATGGCATGGGTCATGCAGCGCACCATGGGCACCTCCGGCGCAGAATCAACGAACGTCGCGGCCTCCATCTTCATGGGCCAGACGGAAGCTCCGCTCACCATCCGCCCCTTCCTCAACAACGCCACCCGCTCTGAACTGATGACCATCATGACCAGCGGCATGGCGCACGTTTCCGGCGGCATCATGGCGGCGTACATCTCCTTCGGCATCCGCGCGCAGGACCTGCTCAGCGCCGTCATCATGACCGCGCCCGGCACCATCCTCATCGCAAAAATGCTCGTGCCGGAGACCGAAGTCCCGGAAACCCTGGGCACCGTCCACATCAAGAGCGAAGACGAACACAAGAACGAAAACCTCATCGGAGCCATCGCGCGCGGCACTATTGACGGCGGTCAACTCGCCTTCAACGTCGCCATCATGCTCATCAGCTTCCTCGCGCTCGTCGGCCTGCTCAACGGCATCCTCACCGGCATCCACAACCTCATCGGCGTGCACCAGGTCGGCGGACACAACGTCAGCTTCCCATCCACGCTGAACAGTATCCTCGGCTTCTTCTGCGCACCCATCGCGTGGCTCATCGGCATCCCGTGGCACGACGCGCCCATCGTCGGCAACCTCATCGGAACCCGCGCCGTACTCAACGAGTTCATCGCCTACACGCAGCTTGGCCAACTAGCCAACGCGCATCAGATCAGCACGCGCACGCTCGCCATCGCCACCTTCGCTCTCTGCGGTTTCGCAAACCTCGGTTCCGTAGGCATGCAGATCGGCGGCATCGGCGCGCTGATTCCCAACCGCCGCAACGAACTCGCCCGCCTCGGCATGCGAGCACTGCTCGCCGGCACCATCGCAAACCTGATGAGCGCCTCCATCGTCAGCATGTTGATCCGCTAA